In one Streptomyces sp. NBC_01288 genomic region, the following are encoded:
- a CDS encoding ROK family transcriptional regulator, translating to MTLADQPPAASLLFQTLLAHGPLTRAEIGRRTGLSPGAVTKVATPLLTDGWINELGRSTERTQGRPATLIAVRGERARFVGVKITGDELIGTLTDLTARPLASARAVLGSRDVGTVVLAVARLVDQLNAKAAPYTPGALHGIGVTISGDVDGHTGTVQYSPFLNWRRVPLAQLVESATNLPTVIENDVRALTVAEQWFGVGVGLSSFALVTVGAGIGCGISIGGRVVSGAHGVSGEVGHLPVGGTDRVCTCGNTGCVEAVASTQAITDQARQATGDPTLTMDGAVRLAHAGNADVRAVFARAGHALGLALASVANLIGPERIIISGEGVATYDLYEDQIRTTFAARAFGAAADCDLVVRPLPFEEWARGGAAVAAQHVFAPTK from the coding sequence ATGACGCTCGCCGATCAGCCACCCGCGGCCTCTCTGCTCTTCCAGACCCTCCTCGCCCACGGCCCGCTCACCCGCGCCGAGATCGGGCGCCGTACCGGTCTGTCGCCCGGCGCGGTCACGAAGGTCGCCACTCCCCTGCTGACCGACGGCTGGATCAACGAGCTGGGCCGCTCGACCGAGCGCACCCAGGGCCGGCCGGCCACCCTCATCGCGGTGCGGGGCGAGCGCGCCCGCTTCGTGGGCGTGAAGATCACCGGTGACGAACTCATCGGCACGCTCACCGACTTGACCGCAAGACCTCTGGCCTCCGCGCGGGCCGTCCTCGGCTCGCGGGACGTCGGTACCGTCGTCCTGGCCGTCGCCCGGCTCGTCGACCAGTTGAACGCGAAGGCGGCGCCGTACACACCGGGCGCGCTCCACGGCATCGGCGTCACGATCTCCGGGGACGTCGACGGCCACACGGGGACCGTCCAGTACTCCCCCTTCCTGAACTGGCGCCGCGTGCCGCTCGCCCAACTCGTGGAGTCCGCAACGAACTTGCCGACCGTCATCGAGAACGACGTCCGCGCCCTGACCGTCGCGGAACAGTGGTTCGGCGTCGGGGTCGGACTGTCGTCCTTCGCCCTGGTCACCGTCGGCGCGGGCATCGGCTGCGGCATCTCCATCGGCGGCCGGGTCGTCTCCGGCGCGCACGGTGTCTCGGGGGAGGTCGGTCACCTTCCCGTGGGGGGCACCGACCGGGTGTGCACCTGCGGCAACACCGGCTGTGTCGAGGCCGTCGCCTCCACCCAGGCCATCACGGATCAGGCGCGCCAGGCGACGGGCGACCCGACCCTGACGATGGACGGCGCGGTCCGCCTCGCCCATGCCGGAAACGCCGATGTCCGCGCGGTCTTCGCCCGGGCGGGCCACGCCCTGGGCCTGGCCCTGGCGTCCGTGGCCAACCTCATCGGCCCGGAACGCATCATCATCTCCGGTGAGGGCGTGGCCACTTACGACCTCTACGAGGACCAGATCCGCACCACCTTCGCCGCCCGGGCCTTCGGCGCCGCGGCCGACTGCGACCTCGTCGTCAGGCCCCTCCCCTTCGAGGAATGGGCCCGCGGAGGTGCCGCCGTAGCCGCACAGCACGTCTTCGCTCCCACCAAGTAG
- a CDS encoding glycoside hydrolase family 95 protein encodes MLKALPDQSLRDVRVPPGTLRYDRPATRWFEALPIGNGRLGGMVYGGTDRERIQLSESTAWSGGPATTDLNPTARQQVPRIRELLFAGNHAEAQRLAAEHLPGSAASFGTNLPLPEAQLAFPGGGPAQDYRRTLDLDTGLVTVTYVQDEVRFTREVFATNPHGLIAIRLTADRPGSLTFDLSIRDGVLPGNTTAADSSVTFNGHAYESLHSDGQQGVALEIRAHLEAEGGTVRRAGDTLRLEGADSAVVYIVVGTDWAGADPRARAESLLSAGLEAGHESVRAAHIADHRALMRRVSLDLGSAPPELTALPTDTRRERLASGKADDELIALYFQFGRYLTMAGSRADSPLPLALQGLWNDGLASSAPWTNDFHLDINTQQNYWAAESTNLAECHEPLFGLLERLADQGRATAQELYGAPGWVAHTVTNAWGYSAPGSGIGWGMNVTGGAWLALQLWEHFEYGRDETFLRERAYPVLRGAAEFLLGYAVEEPERGLLVTGPSESPENWYLAPDGSRCSVSMGATADRVFMEAVLRICAESAELLCVDAELRTRIAAARRRLPPLRIGRHGQVQEWLHDHEEAEPSHRHTSHLSALFPERQITPRDTPDLARAAEVTIERRQQAPGWEQTEWVEANFTVYYARLLNGDTALKHLTSLIADASEANLMSFSAGGVAGAAQNIYSFDGNSGGTAGVAEMLLQSDGRDVELLPALPADWPDGSVCGLRARGGLTVDIHWRDGELAVASIRASRAADVRVRYGAGLLEVRLAEGETLALGAG; translated from the coding sequence ATGCTGAAAGCTCTCCCCGACCAGAGCCTCCGTGATGTCCGCGTCCCACCCGGAACACTCCGCTACGACCGCCCCGCCACCCGCTGGTTCGAAGCCCTCCCCATCGGCAACGGCCGGCTGGGCGGCATGGTCTACGGCGGCACCGACCGCGAACGAATCCAGCTCTCCGAGTCGACCGCGTGGTCGGGCGGCCCCGCCACCACAGACCTGAACCCGACCGCCCGGCAGCAGGTCCCCCGCATCCGCGAACTCCTCTTCGCCGGAAACCATGCCGAGGCGCAGCGGCTCGCCGCCGAGCATCTCCCGGGCAGCGCAGCGTCGTTCGGGACCAATCTGCCCCTGCCCGAAGCGCAACTCGCCTTCCCTGGCGGGGGTCCGGCCCAGGACTACCGGCGGACGCTGGACCTGGACACGGGCCTCGTCACGGTCACCTACGTGCAGGACGAAGTCCGCTTCACCCGCGAGGTGTTCGCCACCAACCCGCATGGACTGATCGCGATCCGCCTCACCGCGGATCGCCCCGGGTCGCTCACCTTCGACCTCTCGATCCGGGACGGCGTACTCCCCGGCAACACCACCGCCGCCGACTCGTCCGTCACCTTCAACGGCCACGCCTACGAGAGCCTGCACAGCGACGGACAGCAGGGTGTCGCCCTGGAGATCCGCGCCCACCTCGAAGCCGAGGGCGGCACCGTGCGCCGCGCGGGAGACACGCTTCGCCTGGAAGGCGCCGACAGCGCGGTCGTCTACATCGTCGTAGGAACCGACTGGGCGGGAGCGGACCCCCGAGCGCGCGCGGAGTCGCTGCTGTCCGCAGGTCTGGAGGCCGGTCACGAGTCGGTCCGGGCGGCGCACATCGCCGACCATCGGGCGCTGATGCGGCGGGTGTCCCTGGATCTCGGTTCGGCTCCGCCCGAACTCACCGCTCTGCCCACCGATACCCGTCGCGAGCGGCTCGCTTCCGGGAAGGCCGACGACGAACTCATAGCGCTCTACTTCCAGTTCGGCCGCTACCTGACGATGGCCGGCTCCCGCGCCGACTCCCCTCTGCCGCTCGCCTTGCAGGGGCTGTGGAACGACGGCCTGGCGAGCAGCGCGCCCTGGACGAACGACTTCCATCTGGACATCAACACCCAACAGAACTACTGGGCCGCCGAGTCGACCAATCTGGCCGAGTGCCACGAGCCGCTGTTCGGGCTGTTGGAGCGTCTGGCGGACCAAGGCCGGGCGACCGCCCAGGAGTTGTACGGCGCGCCGGGCTGGGTCGCGCACACGGTGACCAACGCGTGGGGGTACTCGGCACCCGGTTCGGGGATCGGCTGGGGCATGAACGTGACCGGTGGGGCCTGGCTCGCGCTCCAGTTGTGGGAGCACTTCGAGTACGGCCGGGACGAGACGTTCCTCCGGGAGCGCGCGTATCCGGTCCTGCGCGGGGCCGCGGAGTTCCTCCTCGGCTACGCGGTCGAGGAGCCGGAGCGGGGCCTGCTCGTCACGGGGCCGTCGGAGTCGCCGGAGAACTGGTATCTCGCGCCCGACGGCAGCCGGTGCTCGGTGTCCATGGGGGCCACCGCGGACCGGGTGTTCATGGAGGCCGTGCTGCGGATCTGCGCGGAGAGTGCCGAACTGCTCTGTGTCGACGCCGAGTTGAGGACCAGGATCGCCGCCGCGCGCCGTCGGCTGCCGCCGTTGCGGATCGGGCGGCACGGGCAGGTGCAGGAGTGGCTGCACGACCACGAGGAGGCCGAGCCGAGCCATCGGCACACCTCGCATCTCAGCGCGCTGTTCCCGGAGCGCCAGATCACCCCGCGCGACACACCGGATCTCGCGCGCGCCGCCGAGGTCACGATCGAGCGCAGGCAACAGGCCCCGGGCTGGGAGCAGACCGAGTGGGTCGAGGCCAACTTCACCGTCTACTACGCCCGTCTCCTCAACGGCGACACGGCTCTCAAGCACCTCACCAGCCTGATCGCGGACGCCAGCGAGGCGAACCTGATGTCGTTCTCCGCCGGTGGGGTGGCGGGCGCGGCGCAGAACATCTACTCCTTCGACGGCAACTCCGGCGGCACGGCGGGGGTGGCCGAGATGCTGCTCCAGTCCGACGGCCGGGATGTGGAACTCCTGCCCGCGCTGCCCGCCGACTGGCCCGACGGGAGCGTGTGCGGACTGCGCGCCCGGGGCGGTCTCACCGTGGACATCCATTGGCGCGACGGGGAGTTGGCCGTCGCTTCGATCCGGGCGTCACGGGCTGCGGACGTACGCGTGCGCTACGGCGCCGGTCTCCTCGAAGTCCGGCTCGCCGAGGGGGAGACGCTTGCCCTCGGTGCCGGCTGA
- a CDS encoding SDR family NAD(P)-dependent oxidoreductase: MTESPLRHTEERVAVVTGAGQGIGRAIAVALAARGVRVVVTDRNTETGTAVAKEVGGEFLPLDVSDARAVAGVAGEVVRRFDRVDVLVNNAGIAHEDDALDVTDEIWHRVLDVDLTGTFMACREFGRHFVRQGSGSIVNISSIAAFIGSNPEYHVAYDVAKAGVSQLARSLAVEWARYGVRVNAVAPGRTRTPILDTVGMDDPQRMTQWIGQIPMGRLLEAEEIAAAVTFVALDATAMTGQTLLVDGGQIAQ, translated from the coding sequence ATGACCGAGTCGCCCCTGAGGCACACCGAGGAACGCGTGGCCGTCGTCACCGGCGCGGGCCAGGGCATCGGGCGTGCCATCGCCGTGGCCCTCGCCGCCCGAGGCGTACGGGTCGTCGTCACCGACCGCAACACCGAGACCGGCACCGCCGTCGCCAAGGAGGTCGGCGGCGAGTTCCTGCCCCTGGACGTCTCCGACGCCCGGGCCGTGGCAGGGGTGGCGGGCGAGGTCGTACGACGCTTCGACCGCGTCGACGTCCTGGTCAACAACGCGGGCATCGCCCACGAGGACGACGCCCTCGACGTGACGGACGAGATCTGGCACCGCGTCCTCGACGTCGACCTGACCGGCACCTTCATGGCCTGCCGCGAGTTCGGCCGGCACTTCGTGCGCCAAGGGTCCGGTTCGATCGTGAACATCTCCTCCATCGCCGCCTTCATCGGCTCCAACCCCGAGTACCACGTCGCCTACGACGTCGCGAAAGCCGGCGTCTCCCAGCTCGCGCGGTCCCTCGCGGTCGAGTGGGCGCGGTACGGGGTGCGGGTCAACGCCGTCGCGCCGGGCCGGACCCGCACCCCCATCCTCGACACGGTCGGGATGGACGACCCCCAGCGGATGACGCAGTGGATCGGCCAGATCCCGATGGGCCGCCTGCTGGAGGCCGAGGAGATCGCGGCCGCCGTCACGTTCGTCGCCCTCGACGCGACCGCCATGACCGGACAGACCCTCCTCGTCGACGGCGGCCAGATCGCCCAGTGA
- a CDS encoding mandelate racemase/muconate lactonizing enzyme family protein: MTDQTSFGTARGLLSAHGADLLRGDDGAVITSVETYALAVPLKRPIADSTAAMAHWTVPVVEIRTADGLVGTGISGVHCAPELLSDVILSYYADALLDTSSEDILGTWKRLYWLPTHWIGRAGVVHMALAMVDIALWDLAAQRAGMPLWRLLGGTQESVEAYNTDGGWLNLTDSELVRDLTSLVDHGWSRVKIKVGRSDWREDARRVRAVRRALGDDVTLMCDANQRWDLSTANQIMPVLEEAAMDWVEEPVHADDLQAHACLQSSTRLDVAAGESIYSYHQFASFMAADAIRVVQADVTRVGGVTEFLQIAAHAAARGLRFAPHAGDMMQVHQHLVGTVLSEVPPLVEFIPWTQEAFVERSVVREGLMERPHGPGASTAIDPAARMRWQLPGVGSARTL, encoded by the coding sequence ATGACCGATCAGACTTCTTTCGGCACCGCCCGCGGGCTGCTCTCCGCGCACGGAGCGGACCTCCTGCGCGGCGACGACGGTGCCGTGATCACCTCCGTGGAGACCTACGCCCTCGCCGTGCCCCTGAAGCGGCCCATCGCCGACTCCACGGCCGCCATGGCGCACTGGACGGTACCCGTGGTCGAGATCCGCACCGCCGACGGCCTGGTCGGGACGGGGATCTCCGGCGTGCACTGCGCTCCCGAACTCCTCTCCGACGTGATCCTCTCCTACTATGCCGACGCCCTCCTGGACACCTCGTCCGAGGACATCCTGGGCACCTGGAAACGCCTGTACTGGCTGCCCACGCACTGGATCGGCCGGGCCGGCGTCGTCCACATGGCGCTCGCCATGGTCGACATCGCCCTGTGGGACCTCGCCGCACAGCGGGCCGGGATGCCCCTGTGGCGGCTGCTCGGAGGCACCCAGGAGAGCGTCGAGGCGTACAACACCGACGGCGGCTGGCTCAACCTCACCGACTCCGAACTGGTCCGGGACCTCACCTCGTTGGTCGACCACGGCTGGTCCCGGGTGAAGATCAAGGTGGGGCGCTCCGACTGGCGCGAGGACGCCCGGCGCGTACGCGCGGTCCGGCGGGCGCTCGGCGACGACGTGACCCTGATGTGCGACGCCAACCAACGCTGGGACCTGTCGACGGCGAACCAGATCATGCCGGTCCTGGAGGAGGCGGCCATGGACTGGGTCGAGGAACCGGTCCACGCCGACGACCTCCAGGCCCACGCCTGCCTCCAGTCGTCGACCCGGCTGGACGTCGCGGCCGGCGAAAGCATCTACTCCTACCACCAGTTCGCCTCCTTCATGGCCGCCGACGCCATCCGCGTCGTCCAGGCCGACGTCACCCGGGTCGGCGGCGTCACCGAGTTCCTCCAGATCGCGGCGCACGCGGCGGCACGGGGCCTGCGCTTCGCTCCGCACGCCGGCGACATGATGCAGGTGCACCAGCACCTCGTCGGCACCGTCCTCTCGGAGGTGCCGCCCCTCGTCGAGTTCATCCCCTGGACGCAGGAGGCCTTCGTCGAGCGCAGCGTCGTACGCGAGGGGCTCATGGAGCGTCCGCACGGACCGGGCGCCTCGACCGCGATCGATCCGGCCGCGCGGATGCGATGGCAACTCCCCGGAGTGGGATCGGCCAGGACCCTCTGA
- a CDS encoding LysR family transcriptional regulator, with protein MTLELAWLRTWVEVVDTGGFTRAAEKLHLSQPRVSAHIANLERELGCLLIERRIRPLTLTDDGRALLARARSVLAAADELVTARQTDRGDISGTVTVASFASGSSEFLPAVITALQKEYPRIRVAVLDGDAGFIEAALSERRVSVALRPVRPEPHDHGFTMRPLWREPFVMLAPTGHPLLKKSEIELADFADQRVITIGDPLANTVVGYEAEVELSIKDLVAPSGTVSHQPTTLGAMVRAGHGIGIINYLGAVMILREGMEMRPIQHLNRYRDVGIWWHSERPLGAAAQAFIRAVIRTPRPEGTTAVPPV; from the coding sequence ATGACGCTCGAACTGGCCTGGCTGCGTACCTGGGTCGAGGTCGTGGATACCGGCGGTTTCACCAGAGCGGCCGAAAAGCTGCATCTGTCGCAACCGCGTGTCTCGGCACACATCGCGAATCTGGAACGCGAACTCGGCTGTCTGCTCATCGAACGCCGTATCCGACCGCTCACCCTGACCGATGACGGGCGCGCTCTGCTCGCCCGGGCGCGATCGGTACTCGCCGCCGCCGACGAATTGGTCACCGCTCGCCAGACCGACCGGGGCGACATCTCCGGAACCGTCACGGTCGCGAGTTTCGCCAGCGGGAGTTCGGAATTCCTCCCGGCGGTCATCACGGCGCTCCAGAAGGAGTACCCGCGGATCCGGGTGGCGGTCCTGGACGGGGACGCGGGCTTCATCGAGGCGGCGCTGTCCGAGCGCCGGGTCTCGGTGGCCCTGCGCCCGGTCCGGCCCGAGCCGCACGACCACGGCTTCACCATGCGCCCGCTGTGGCGGGAACCCTTCGTCATGCTCGCCCCGACCGGTCATCCACTGCTCAAGAAGAGCGAGATCGAACTCGCGGACTTCGCCGACCAACGCGTCATCACCATCGGCGATCCCCTCGCCAATACGGTCGTCGGATACGAGGCCGAGGTCGAGTTGAGCATCAAGGACCTGGTCGCACCCTCCGGAACCGTCTCCCATCAGCCGACCACTCTCGGCGCGATGGTCCGAGCAGGCCACGGAATCGGCATCATCAACTATCTGGGCGCGGTGATGATCCTGCGCGAGGGAATGGAAATGCGTCCCATTCAGCATCTCAACCGCTATCGGGACGTGGGAATCTGGTGGCACTCGGAACGACCGCTGGGCGCGGCCGCGCAAGCATTCATCCGAGCGGTGATAAGAACGCCGAGGCCTGAAGGCACGACCGCCGTTCCACCGGTGTGA
- a CDS encoding SMP-30/gluconolactonase/LRE family protein, with product MAGVRTYTNLDVAVRNDTSDVGEGPVFDPRTGHLLWVDIYGRLIFRDNLSTGRQTVTDVGTMIGAVAPRATDDGFAVAVADGFGYVTGDGLTLVDPVLPEPNLRMNDGKVDSRGRFWAGSNDMEFAPGQGRLHRWDGDGPSVVVADGLVLPNGLGWNAEDTVMYLADSYANLLYRADFHPEPGELGRLKVLTKTEGVGVPDGLAVDVEGCFWVAMHGGREVRRYDPTGRVVGLVPVPVLQPTSCAFGADGRLFITSARNGLSAEELTNSPLSGSVFVVETGTEGVPVRPFRA from the coding sequence ATGGCCGGTGTCCGCACGTACACGAATCTCGATGTGGCGGTACGCAATGACACGTCGGACGTGGGTGAGGGGCCGGTGTTCGATCCTCGCACCGGACATCTCCTCTGGGTCGACATCTACGGCCGCCTGATTTTTCGAGACAATCTGTCCACAGGGCGACAGACCGTCACCGACGTCGGCACGATGATCGGCGCGGTCGCACCGCGCGCGACAGACGACGGTTTCGCCGTCGCGGTGGCGGACGGTTTCGGCTACGTCACCGGCGACGGGCTGACCCTGGTCGACCCGGTCCTCCCCGAGCCGAACCTGCGCATGAACGACGGCAAGGTGGACTCCCGCGGCAGGTTCTGGGCCGGCAGCAACGACATGGAGTTCGCACCGGGCCAGGGCCGGCTGCACCGGTGGGACGGCGACGGACCGAGCGTCGTCGTCGCGGACGGACTCGTCCTGCCGAACGGACTCGGCTGGAACGCCGAGGACACGGTCATGTACCTCGCCGACAGCTACGCCAACCTCCTCTACCGCGCGGACTTCCACCCCGAGCCGGGAGAACTCGGCCGCCTGAAGGTGCTGACGAAGACCGAGGGAGTCGGCGTACCGGACGGCCTCGCGGTCGACGTCGAGGGCTGCTTCTGGGTGGCGATGCACGGCGGACGCGAAGTACGGCGCTACGACCCGACGGGCCGCGTCGTCGGGCTCGTGCCGGTGCCCGTGCTCCAGCCGACCAGTTGTGCCTTCGGTGCGGACGGCCGCCTGTTCATCACCTCCGCCCGGAACGGCCTGTCCGCCGAGGAGTTGACCAACTCCCCGCTGTCCGGCTCCGTGTTCGTCGTCGAGACCGGGACGGAGGGGGTTCCCGTCCGGCCGTTCCGCGCCTGA
- a CDS encoding UxaA family hydrolase gives MNRERRDAEGPGPGPGPAATVRPLVPRPGVDDVGLLLGEVPEGTLLQLRDGTTPAAEDIPAGHKVALRAVPKGAPVRKYGEVIGVALADIPAGAHVHVHNLGVGRWEEPTASPSPTRTRPTVLSPTRDHFLGYRRADGRAATRNYIVVLPTVNCSATVARMIALRADALHKGTPGLDGVIALPHDLGCGMAEGTPGDAILRRTLRGYLGHANIAGALLISLGCEVNQPENIVGESDTTGTEMLTIQQLGGTAATLNTALDRIADLVSRIARTHRVPIPLAELTLGLQCGGSDAYSGLTANPTLGVAADLLVAAGGKVVLGETPEIYGAHHLLRDRASTPEAAARIDRLIAWWQEYTAANGATLDNNPSRGNRAGGITTIWEKSLGAVLKSGTGPLNDVVAYAERVTAPGLTFMDTPGYDPVSATGMVAGGANLLAFTTGRGSLFGSRPVPCLKISTTSGLYERMRGDIDFDAGPAMSHTDQLTYGTALFEALVDMASGAESKSEALGFGTEEIVPWRMGAVL, from the coding sequence GTGAACCGTGAACGTCGTGACGCAGAGGGACCGGGTCCGGGACCGGGACCGGCGGCAACCGTCAGGCCGCTGGTGCCGCGTCCCGGCGTGGACGACGTGGGGCTGCTGCTCGGTGAGGTGCCGGAGGGAACGCTTCTCCAACTCCGCGACGGCACGACGCCGGCCGCCGAGGACATCCCCGCCGGGCACAAGGTCGCGCTGCGCGCCGTCCCGAAGGGCGCCCCGGTCCGCAAGTACGGCGAGGTCATCGGCGTGGCCCTGGCCGACATCCCGGCGGGCGCCCACGTCCACGTGCACAACCTGGGAGTCGGCCGCTGGGAGGAGCCGACCGCGAGCCCGTCACCGACCCGCACGCGACCGACCGTCCTCTCCCCCACCCGCGACCACTTCCTCGGCTACCGCAGGGCCGACGGACGCGCGGCCACCCGGAACTACATCGTCGTCCTCCCGACCGTGAACTGCTCCGCCACGGTGGCCCGCATGATCGCCCTGCGCGCCGACGCCCTGCACAAGGGGACACCGGGTCTCGACGGCGTCATCGCGCTCCCGCACGACCTCGGCTGCGGAATGGCGGAGGGCACTCCCGGGGACGCGATCCTGCGGCGCACCCTGCGCGGTTACCTCGGCCACGCCAATATCGCGGGCGCCCTCCTGATCAGCCTCGGCTGCGAGGTGAACCAGCCGGAGAACATCGTGGGCGAGAGCGACACCACGGGCACGGAGATGCTCACCATCCAGCAACTCGGCGGCACCGCGGCCACGTTGAACACGGCACTGGACCGCATCGCGGACCTCGTCTCCCGCATCGCCCGGACGCACCGCGTCCCGATCCCGCTCGCCGAACTCACCCTCGGCCTCCAATGCGGCGGCAGCGACGCCTACTCCGGCCTGACCGCCAACCCCACGCTGGGCGTGGCGGCGGATCTGCTCGTCGCGGCCGGCGGCAAGGTCGTACTCGGCGAGACCCCGGAGATCTACGGCGCCCACCACCTCCTGCGGGACAGGGCGTCAACCCCGGAGGCAGCGGCCCGCATCGACCGACTCATCGCCTGGTGGCAGGAGTACACGGCCGCCAACGGCGCGACGCTCGACAACAACCCGTCCCGCGGAAACCGGGCCGGTGGCATCACGACCATCTGGGAGAAGTCCCTCGGCGCCGTACTCAAGTCCGGGACCGGTCCGCTGAACGACGTCGTCGCATACGCGGAGCGGGTCACCGCGCCGGGCCTCACCTTCATGGACACCCCCGGCTACGACCCGGTGTCGGCCACCGGCATGGTCGCCGGCGGCGCCAACCTGCTCGCCTTCACGACCGGCCGCGGCTCACTCTTCGGCTCCCGTCCCGTCCCCTGCCTGAAGATCAGCACCACCAGCGGGCTCTACGAGCGGATGCGCGGCGACATCGACTTCGACGCCGGGCCCGCGATGAGCCACACCGATCAACTCACGTACGGAACAGCCCTGTTCGAGGCCCTCGTGGACATGGCCTCCGGTGCGGAGAGCAAGTCCGAGGCGCTCGGGTTCGGGACGGAGGAGATCGTCCCCTGGCGCATGGGAGCGGTCCTGTGA
- a CDS encoding DinB family protein — MIPPRLAPLLDQFDFACERLSSRMTGPVMDSGDGTDTRVGPMTDAEYFWEPVPDCWSVRRRTDGPGARATALTGQGDWGRDAAAYPHPWPPPFTTIAWRLSHLTELLTLRADHTAGSRTSTRDDFSVSGDAGGAVDAFDAGAGAWREALVNGGEAALDTVGYCTYPHGSDAEEPFIDIVWWVNQEVLHHGAEIAMLRDLYRERG; from the coding sequence GTGATCCCACCCCGTCTGGCTCCGCTGCTGGACCAGTTCGACTTCGCGTGCGAACGCCTCTCCAGCCGTATGACAGGGCCCGTCATGGACAGCGGCGACGGGACGGACACCCGGGTCGGGCCCATGACCGACGCGGAGTATTTCTGGGAGCCGGTGCCGGACTGCTGGTCGGTGCGACGGCGGACGGACGGGCCGGGAGCGCGGGCAACCGCCCTGACGGGACAGGGGGATTGGGGGCGCGATGCCGCCGCCTATCCGCACCCGTGGCCCCCGCCCTTCACCACCATCGCGTGGCGGCTGAGCCATCTCACCGAGCTGCTGACCCTGCGCGCCGACCACACGGCCGGCAGCCGTACGTCGACCCGGGATGACTTCTCCGTCAGCGGTGACGCCGGCGGTGCGGTCGATGCCTTCGACGCCGGTGCGGGTGCCTGGCGGGAGGCGCTGGTGAATGGCGGCGAGGCCGCGCTCGACACCGTGGGGTACTGCACCTATCCGCACGGCAGCGACGCGGAGGAGCCGTTCATCGACATCGTGTGGTGGGTCAACCAGGAAGTGCTGCACCACGGAGCGGAGATCGCGATGCTGCGCGACCTGTACCGAGAGCGTGGTTGA
- a CDS encoding GlxA family transcriptional regulator yields MSSHVVFFLVPGVHLLDLAGPAQVFSTSADFGHPYTLSYVAEQPQVTSAQGLPLAAGLDWPELGPEDLIVVPGWRAVTLADAPAIGATTLGALRDHHARGGTVASVCAGADALGRAGLLDGRHCTTHHDVQDELALRHPKATVVRDVLFTTDDRVITSAGIASGIDLALHLVATRHGPAVAAQIARDMVVYARRNGHEPQTSAMLRHRSHLDDTVHRAQDLIDTRFDEALPLPALASAVGVSERTLTRLFGRATGLTPLRYQQTLRLERAEHLISHGATTDAAARTVGFEDARMLRRLRARTS; encoded by the coding sequence GTGAGCAGCCACGTCGTCTTCTTCCTGGTACCCGGAGTCCACCTGCTGGACCTGGCCGGCCCCGCGCAGGTCTTCTCCACGTCCGCCGACTTCGGGCACCCCTACACGCTCTCCTACGTCGCCGAGCAGCCCCAGGTCACCAGCGCGCAGGGGCTACCGCTGGCGGCCGGGCTCGACTGGCCCGAGCTGGGCCCGGAAGACCTGATCGTGGTGCCGGGATGGCGTGCCGTCACCCTGGCCGACGCACCCGCCATCGGCGCTACGACGCTAGGGGCACTCCGGGACCACCATGCCCGGGGCGGGACGGTGGCCAGCGTCTGCGCCGGAGCCGACGCGCTGGGCCGGGCCGGACTCCTCGACGGCCGCCACTGCACCACCCACCACGACGTCCAGGACGAACTCGCCCTGCGCCACCCGAAGGCGACGGTCGTCCGTGACGTCCTGTTCACCACCGACGACCGGGTCATCACCTCGGCCGGCATCGCCAGCGGCATCGACCTCGCCCTGCACCTCGTCGCCACCCGGCACGGTCCCGCCGTGGCCGCGCAGATCGCCCGGGACATGGTCGTCTACGCCCGCCGCAACGGCCACGAACCGCAGACCAGCGCGATGCTCCGGCACCGGTCCCACCTCGACGACACGGTGCACCGCGCCCAGGACCTCATCGACACCCGCTTCGACGAAGCGCTTCCGCTGCCCGCCCTCGCTTCGGCGGTCGGCGTCAGCGAACGCACCCTGACCCGCCTCTTCGGCCGGGCCACCGGGCTCACCCCGCTGCGCTACCAGCAGACCCTTCGCCTCGAACGCGCCGAGCACCTCATCAGCCACGGCGCCACAACCGACGCGGCCGCCCGTACGGTCGGCTTCGAGGACGCCCGGATGCTGCGCCGACTGCGCGCCCGCACCTCGTAA